TAATGTACTGTTCCATTGATGGAAGAAAAGAGAGGTACTTGTCCATATAGCTGGTTACCTCCCCATATGCCTTTTTTCCTTCATCTGTCAAGAGGGAGGCCTCAAGCAATTTCCCCGATTCGTCAAACTGCCTCTTTAGATCAAAAATCCTTTCATAAAAAACCTCGCCCGCAGCCATGTCTTTTGCAAAGATGAAATCGCGCACATTAACACGGATGCGCTGAAATGCCACATTCATTGTTGAAACTTCACCTATTGGTAATGTTACCTTTTTGTATAAAGTGTCGTCATCCGCCTGAATTTTGCTAATATTCACAACGCCAAAAATACCCACAACAATAGTTAGAATGGCCATGAGAATGTAACTCGCTAAGAGTCTTGTTCCAATCTTCGTGTCAGAAATCTTCATAGTAGTTATCAGTTTAATGTTTGCTAAAGAAATGTTAACAAAGCTAACGAGTAAACCATTTGATGCCACAGTTATTGGAGTGATTTATGTTTATCAAAAAGTTGACATATGTCATTCGCCACAATGACTTGTTGCGTCAAGAAACAAGGGTCTACATACCTTTGATAATTAATACGGTAAACTCAAGGTCACTGTATTTTTCCTCCGAATTGGCTAAAACAATAAAACTCTGCATGAACATTGACTAGGGTAAGCTGCCCTTGTAACAGATGCAGTACCTGGCCCAAGAAAAAAATACAAGCCGAATTTTATAGCTCTAGTAAAAGATATAGACAAACATTTGCCCAACTCTTTCGAAAAGCAACATTACTCAACACAGCGCAC
This portion of the Williamwhitmania sp. genome encodes:
- a CDS encoding MCP four helix bundle domain-containing protein, whose amino-acid sequence is MKISDTKIGTRLLASYILMAILTIVVGIFGVVNISKIQADDDTLYKKVTLPIGEVSTMNVAFQRIRVNVRDFIFAKDMAAGEVFYERIFDLKRQFDESGKLLEASLLTDEGKKAYGEVTSYMDKYLSFLPSMEQYI